One genomic window of Candidatus Nitrosopumilus sediminis includes the following:
- a CDS encoding pyruvoyl-dependent arginine decarboxylase, producing MLDLVAKNLFLTKGKGVHEDRLTSFEYALRDAGIAGTNLVLISSIFPPNAKLISRKEGLKKISPGQILFTIYSKNQTNEPHRVCSASVGLAQPKDKTRYGYLSEYEAFGQNEIQAGDYAEDIAAQMLASSLGIPFDADKAWNEKRQQWLISGEIYKTHNITSATKGDKDGKWTTVFAAAVLLL from the coding sequence ATGCTAGATTTAGTTGCAAAGAATTTGTTTCTTACAAAAGGCAAAGGCGTTCACGAAGATAGATTGACAAGTTTTGAATATGCTCTACGTGATGCAGGAATTGCAGGAACTAATCTTGTTTTAATTTCCAGTATATTTCCACCAAATGCAAAATTAATTTCTAGAAAAGAAGGCTTGAAAAAAATCTCGCCTGGACAAATCTTGTTTACTATTTATTCAAAAAATCAAACAAATGAACCTCATCGAGTATGTTCTGCATCTGTTGGTCTTGCTCAACCAAAGGACAAAACACGCTATGGGTATCTGTCTGAATATGAGGCCTTTGGACAAAATGAAATTCAAGCAGGCGATTATGCTGAAGATATTGCAGCACAAATGCTTGCATCTTCTTTAGGAATTCCTTTTGATGCTGACAAAGCATGGAATGAAAAAAGACAACAATGGTTAATCTCTGGAGAAATCTACAAAACTCATAATATCACTTCAGCTACTAAAGGTGACAAAGATGGAAAATGGACAACTGTATTTGCAGCAGCAGTTCTTTTATTATGA
- a CDS encoding universal stress protein, with amino-acid sequence MVFKNILVPYDGTNFSNRAFRKALDIAKKDGSKITVFTVIEGEYSAIRGFSKVNPQTIKKQQSAAKKFIYKLEQTAKSLNVPISVKIKQGTSIVKEIINLANLKKSDLIVMGSHGRTGLNKLILGSVTYGVAQQAKCSVMVVK; translated from the coding sequence ATGGTTTTCAAAAATATTCTAGTGCCATATGATGGTACAAATTTTTCCAATAGAGCATTTAGAAAAGCATTAGATATTGCAAAAAAAGACGGTTCTAAAATTACTGTATTTACAGTCATAGAAGGAGAGTATTCTGCAATAAGGGGATTTTCTAAAGTTAACCCTCAAACAATAAAAAAACAACAAAGTGCGGCTAAAAAATTTATTTACAAACTTGAGCAAACTGCAAAAAGTCTCAACGTTCCAATATCTGTGAAAATCAAACAAGGGACATCTATTGTTAAAGAGATAATCAATCTCGCAAATTTAAAAAAGTCAGATCTCATAGTAATGGGGTCTCATGGCAGAACAGGTTTGAATAAATTAATTCTGGGTAGTGTTACATATGGTGTTGCGCAACAAGCAAAATGTTCGGTAATGGTGGTAAAATAA
- a CDS encoding inorganic diphosphatase, translated as MSKNFWHDIESGTDIPEIINAIVEIPKGSMNKYEYDKKHNMIKLDRVLFSPFHYPGDYGLIPQTLSDDGDPLDALVLVTNPTYPGILIEARPIGLLQMKDDGKLDDKIICVATNDPRYLHTTDITDIEDHYRSEIAHFFQVYKDLEGKKVEILGWKSAKEAKTVIIESIKRYRDTLKKY; from the coding sequence ATGAGCAAGAATTTTTGGCACGACATAGAATCAGGTACAGACATTCCTGAAATCATTAATGCAATTGTAGAGATTCCCAAAGGCTCTATGAACAAGTACGAATATGACAAAAAACACAACATGATAAAATTAGACAGAGTGTTATTTTCACCATTTCATTATCCAGGAGACTATGGTCTCATCCCTCAAACATTATCAGATGACGGGGATCCATTGGACGCATTAGTATTGGTTACAAATCCCACATACCCAGGAATCTTAATTGAAGCAAGGCCAATAGGGCTCCTTCAAATGAAGGATGATGGAAAACTAGATGACAAAATTATTTGTGTTGCAACAAACGATCCAAGATACCTACACACTACAGACATTACAGACATTGAAGATCATTATCGTTCTGAAATTGCTCACTTTTTCCAAGTTTACAAAGATTTGGAAGGAAAGAAGGTAGAAATTTTAGGATGGAAGTCTGCAAAAGAAGCAAAAACAGTAATCATTGAATCGATAAAAAGATACAGAGACACTTTGAAAAAATATTAA
- a CDS encoding universal stress protein: protein MTFNTILVPYDGSAHALKAFNKAVELAKQHHSQIKVVSCLNIANLGGWYIDKRINKDIMRKAKKLTKDLFSKLDSVAKKNSVSVDFKIIESNNTIKSLMLFTKSKNVDLIVMGSSGRGGFDKILLGSVSNGVMQKAKCPVIIIK from the coding sequence ATGACTTTTAACACCATTCTAGTTCCATATGACGGATCAGCCCATGCTCTTAAAGCATTCAATAAAGCCGTAGAATTGGCCAAACAACACCATTCTCAAATCAAAGTGGTTAGTTGTCTGAATATTGCAAATCTGGGTGGATGGTATATTGATAAAAGAATCAATAAAGATATTATGAGAAAGGCAAAAAAACTAACAAAAGATCTTTTTTCCAAATTGGATTCTGTTGCAAAAAAGAATTCAGTATCAGTAGATTTTAAAATTATAGAATCTAACAATACAATAAAATCCCTAATGCTGTTTACAAAATCTAAAAATGTAGACCTCATAGTTATGGGCTCTTCTGGTAGAGGAGGATTTGATAAAATATTGCTTGGTAGCGTAAGTAATGGCGTTATGCAAAAAGCAAAGTGCCCTGTGATAATTATAAAATAG
- a CDS encoding DEAD/DEAH box helicase, with amino-acid sequence MTKFQDLGLSENVLKGIVDQGFEEAFPIQEAVIPVLLSGRDVVGQAHTGSGKTAAFALSMLQQIKPKQGIQGLIMAPTRELAMQISDEIKKFGKHTGIRIATVYGGQGMGIQLDALHRGVEIVVATPGRLIDHLKRGSIELRDISHIVLDEADTMLDMGFVDDISFILDLAPEDRVMSLFSATMPTEILRLSEEYLKNPKQFLLDADDLSGEGIDQSYLVIKDRDKFKYLIDFIKPVKGQSIVFCSTKYRTRDVAKFLHQEKFNAVAIEGDMSQHRREQSMGKFRSGKADILVATDVASRGIDVPRVELVINYDVPNQEMAYFHRIGRTARAGALGRAITFVSYSSVGDWNLIKRQIKVPLTDLNQEMGIQISIPDPLKRQTPSRRYGGQSRSNYSRGGRSGGYGGSRGGNPRDDRGKRRTSDRDGNRNSYGGRSRW; translated from the coding sequence ATGACAAAATTTCAAGATTTAGGATTAAGCGAGAATGTTCTGAAAGGAATTGTTGATCAAGGTTTCGAAGAAGCATTTCCAATTCAAGAAGCAGTGATTCCAGTATTACTTTCAGGCAGAGATGTTGTTGGACAGGCTCATACAGGTTCAGGAAAGACAGCAGCATTTGCACTATCAATGTTGCAACAGATCAAGCCAAAACAAGGAATTCAGGGATTGATCATGGCACCTACAAGAGAACTTGCCATGCAAATTAGTGATGAAATTAAAAAGTTTGGAAAACACACAGGGATCAGAATAGCAACAGTGTATGGAGGACAAGGCATGGGAATTCAACTAGATGCACTTCATAGAGGAGTAGAAATTGTGGTAGCAACACCAGGTAGACTAATAGATCATCTCAAAAGAGGCTCAATTGAACTCAGAGACATTTCTCATATTGTTCTAGATGAGGCAGATACAATGTTAGACATGGGATTTGTGGACGATATTTCATTCATTTTAGATTTAGCACCAGAAGACAGAGTAATGTCATTATTTTCAGCAACAATGCCAACTGAAATTTTAAGATTATCTGAAGAGTATCTAAAGAATCCAAAACAATTCTTGTTAGATGCAGATGATCTTAGTGGGGAAGGAATAGACCAATCATATTTAGTGATTAAAGACAGGGACAAATTCAAGTATCTTATTGATTTTATCAAACCAGTTAAAGGGCAAAGTATCGTATTTTGTTCTACAAAATATAGAACCAGAGATGTTGCAAAATTCCTCCATCAAGAAAAATTTAATGCCGTTGCCATTGAAGGAGACATGTCACAACATAGAAGAGAGCAATCAATGGGGAAATTCAGAAGTGGTAAAGCAGACATTCTTGTAGCAACAGATGTAGCATCAAGAGGAATAGATGTTCCAAGAGTAGAGTTAGTCATAAACTATGATGTACCAAATCAAGAGATGGCATACTTTCACAGAATCGGAAGGACCGCCAGAGCTGGTGCACTAGGTAGAGCAATAACATTTGTTTCATACTCATCAGTTGGAGATTGGAATCTAATCAAACGTCAAATCAAAGTTCCCCTCACAGATTTAAACCAAGAGATGGGAATTCAAATTTCAATCCCAGATCCTCTAAAAAGACAGACGCCATCAAGAAGATATGGCGGTCAATCAAGATCCAATTATTCTAGAGGAGGACGTTCTGGAGGATATGGTGGATCTAGAGGAGGCAACCCCAGAGACGACAGAGGAAAAAGAAGAACTAGTGACAGAGATGGGAATAGAAACAGCTACGGTGGACGTAGTAGATGGTAA
- a CDS encoding adenylate/guanylate cyclase domain-containing protein has product MSFKPNKEQNPNILDILLSKNSDKTINSDTLIKNVQNRINKALEKGYQYTRVIDSSEKFLRKNVFGQINMAVLYVDIVGSTKMSMTLPPDKLSIIISSFSQEMSYVIEQFHGYVLKFVGDAVIGYFVENETEQIPAVYNVVACAESMINVVKQGINSILVEKVGLSEISVKIGIDFGNNVVVRYGSDEKKAYVDLLGPTMNVASKIQNLAKPNQIIVGQDAYDKLDSYMQEFFLDMTDELDYPLQHYSSDQDKIYRVYRYKYQ; this is encoded by the coding sequence ATGAGTTTCAAACCAAACAAAGAGCAAAATCCCAACATACTAGACATTCTTCTGAGCAAGAATTCAGATAAAACAATTAATTCGGACACACTGATAAAAAATGTACAAAATAGAATTAACAAGGCATTGGAAAAAGGATATCAATACACAAGAGTAATTGATTCTTCTGAAAAATTCCTGAGAAAAAATGTGTTTGGACAAATAAACATGGCAGTACTGTATGTAGATATTGTCGGTTCTACAAAAATGAGCATGACATTGCCACCTGACAAACTATCAATAATCATTAGTTCATTTTCTCAGGAAATGTCATATGTGATTGAGCAGTTTCACGGATATGTTCTAAAATTTGTTGGTGATGCAGTTATAGGATATTTTGTAGAAAACGAGACAGAGCAAATACCAGCAGTATACAACGTAGTAGCTTGTGCAGAATCCATGATAAATGTGGTAAAGCAAGGAATTAACTCAATATTAGTTGAAAAAGTAGGGCTTTCAGAAATTAGTGTGAAGATTGGCATTGACTTTGGGAATAATGTGGTAGTCAGATATGGGTCTGATGAAAAAAAGGCGTATGTGGATTTGCTCGGACCTACAATGAATGTGGCATCAAAGATTCAAAATTTGGCAAAGCCAAACCAAATCATAGTAGGACAAGATGCATACGACAAACTAGACTCATACATGCAAGAATTTTTCTTAGACATGACAGATGAGTTAGATTATCCTTTGCAACATTATTCAAGTGATCAGGACAAAATTTACCGTGTTTACAGATACAAGTATCAATAA
- a CDS encoding UBP-type zinc finger domain-containing protein codes for MAKECEHFLQEKNVSQNRKSCEECEKEHLPVVALRMCLTCGHVGCCDSSIGKHATKHFEETGHPVMQAVPENIWKWCYIHKEYY; via the coding sequence ATGGCTAAAGAATGCGAGCATTTTCTTCAAGAAAAAAATGTATCTCAAAATAGAAAAAGTTGTGAAGAATGTGAAAAAGAGCACCTCCCAGTTGTTGCACTTAGAATGTGTCTAACATGCGGACATGTAGGTTGTTGCGATTCATCTATTGGAAAACATGCAACAAAACACTTTGAAGAAACAGGACATCCAGTAATGCAAGCAGTTCCAGAAAATATTTGGAAGTGGTGTTATATTCACAAAGAATATTACTGA
- a CDS encoding DsbA family protein: protein MSLEEGTNQDNQKNSVKKSTFNGLIVGIIILVGVAAFFAGSYTSNSNQISNEDLDDAIAKLELKLLQNQLPTKQPSAPVKISADNDPIIGNPDAPITIVEFSDFQCPFCARFHTQTLPLIIEEYIEQGKVKLVFRDFPIQSIHPNALPASVAAECANEQNKFREMHDMLFEKQNEWNKLETVDALSLFNQYATEIKLDEEQFDSCLSSGKYIPEIKKDLDDGRDYGVSGTPGFFIGNDEIGYVELKGAQPFDSFKKIIDAQLDA, encoded by the coding sequence ATGAGTTTGGAAGAAGGGACGAATCAAGATAATCAAAAAAATTCTGTTAAAAAATCCACATTTAACGGGTTGATTGTAGGGATAATCATTCTAGTAGGAGTTGCAGCATTCTTTGCAGGATCATATACATCAAATTCTAACCAAATTTCAAATGAAGATCTTGATGATGCAATAGCAAAGTTGGAATTAAAACTATTACAAAACCAATTACCCACAAAACAACCATCAGCACCAGTAAAAATTTCAGCAGATAATGATCCCATCATAGGAAATCCAGATGCACCGATTACAATTGTAGAATTTTCAGATTTTCAATGTCCATTTTGTGCCAGATTCCATACCCAAACATTACCATTAATCATTGAAGAATATATTGAACAGGGAAAAGTAAAGTTGGTTTTTAGAGATTTCCCTATTCAGAGTATTCATCCAAATGCATTACCTGCATCAGTTGCAGCTGAATGTGCAAATGAACAAAACAAATTCAGAGAAATGCACGATATGTTATTTGAAAAACAAAATGAGTGGAATAAACTAGAGACTGTTGATGCATTGTCTTTATTCAACCAATATGCTACAGAAATTAAATTAGATGAAGAGCAATTTGATTCATGTCTTTCCAGTGGAAAATACATTCCAGAAATAAAAAAAGATCTTGATGATGGAAGAGATTATGGAGTTTCAGGAACCCCAGGATTTTTTATAGGAAATGACGAAATAGGATATGTCGAATTGAAAGGAGCACAGCCTTTTGATAGTTTCAAAAAAATTATTGATGCCCAATTAGATGCATAA
- a CDS encoding TATA-box-binding protein: protein MTQTKPIIAIVNVVASATIEQKLDLVDITKKFPAVEYHPEQFPGAVFRLKNPKTATLLFGSGKMVCTGAKSQELAETAVFEVVKILRKGKIKIKNDPIVSIQNIVSSINLGGKVNLEQAARTLPRSMYEPEQFPGLIHRMLDPKTVILIFASGKLVCVGAKLEKDVHRSVNQIHALLEEKGLMVYD, encoded by the coding sequence ATGACTCAAACAAAACCAATAATTGCAATTGTCAATGTTGTAGCTTCTGCAACAATTGAACAAAAATTAGATTTAGTAGATATTACAAAAAAATTCCCTGCTGTTGAATATCATCCAGAACAATTCCCTGGCGCTGTTTTCCGACTGAAAAATCCTAAAACTGCAACATTACTTTTTGGCTCAGGAAAGATGGTTTGCACAGGTGCAAAATCTCAAGAATTGGCAGAAACTGCCGTATTTGAAGTAGTTAAGATATTACGAAAAGGAAAAATCAAAATCAAAAATGACCCTATAGTCTCAATACAAAATATCGTCTCTTCCATTAATCTTGGAGGCAAAGTAAATTTGGAACAAGCCGCTAGAACTCTTCCTAGAAGCATGTATGAGCCAGAACAATTCCCTGGACTAATTCATAGGATGCTTGATCCAAAAACTGTAATTCTCATATTTGCATCAGGAAAATTAGTTTGTGTAGGAGCAAAACTCGAAAAAGATGTTCATCGTTCTGTAAACCAAATCCATGCTTTATTGGAAGAAAAAGGACTAATGGTTTACGATTAG
- a CDS encoding Lrp/AsnC ligand binding domain-containing protein — MHKGFILLNCDLGAEEYIVDELKQMQNIPNAHLTFGAYDVIAEVETENQEEFEKLIATIRKLSRVVSTMTLNVIVPE; from the coding sequence ATGCACAAAGGATTCATTTTATTAAATTGTGATCTGGGAGCCGAAGAATACATTGTTGATGAATTAAAACAAATGCAGAATATCCCAAATGCACATCTTACTTTTGGAGCATATGACGTGATTGCAGAAGTTGAGACGGAAAACCAAGAAGAATTTGAAAAATTAATTGCAACAATTAGAAAACTTTCCAGAGTAGTTAGCACAATGACGCTAAATGTAATCGTTCCCGAATAA
- a CDS encoding dicarboxylate/amino acid:cation symporter: METKSFNYHVPQITYLIKKKLWAQVLFALFLGLVFGMIIGPELGIVEKETAEVITEWLSIPANLFLKIIQMIIVPLIFASIIRGLTSSGSLEQLQKLGIGISLYFIATTVIALTIGIILVTVIEPGNFIDSSLIRESFGIEDMEPVQRTELSLQDIPQSIVGIVPSNPLASFMSGEMLSIIVFAVIVGVSLITLPKERSEPILDLLESIQKLTLKIVSWAMRLAPFAAFGLMVGLTSKLGLSALAGLGAYMLTVVVGLLLMVFVYILIIKFFTKRPLFSTFAMMKDAQLLAFSTSSSAAVMPLSIKTAEEKMKVKPKVSQFVIPLGATINMDGTALYQIIAVFFLAQLFNIDLGFTTILLISLTALAASIGAPSAPGTGIVILSTILIAAGIPPIAVVLLLGVDRILDMTRTMVNVTGDLTACLFFDERIKTDKITKDDHPPAKN, from the coding sequence ATGGAAACAAAGTCCTTCAATTATCATGTACCTCAAATTACATATCTAATAAAGAAAAAATTGTGGGCGCAAGTGCTTTTTGCGTTATTTTTAGGATTAGTTTTTGGTATGATCATAGGACCTGAATTAGGAATTGTTGAAAAAGAAACTGCAGAAGTAATTACTGAGTGGTTATCCATTCCAGCCAATCTCTTTCTGAAAATTATTCAAATGATTATTGTACCGCTAATTTTTGCATCCATTATTCGAGGACTGACATCATCTGGAAGTTTAGAGCAGCTTCAAAAACTAGGTATAGGGATTTCTTTGTATTTCATTGCAACCACTGTAATAGCATTAACTATAGGAATCATTCTTGTAACTGTAATAGAGCCCGGTAATTTTATCGATAGTTCTTTGATCAGAGAAAGTTTCGGAATTGAGGATATGGAACCAGTTCAGAGAACAGAACTATCCCTTCAAGATATTCCTCAGAGCATTGTGGGAATTGTTCCTAGCAATCCATTGGCATCATTCATGTCTGGAGAGATGCTGAGCATCATTGTTTTTGCAGTAATTGTCGGAGTGTCATTGATTACATTACCAAAAGAAAGATCAGAGCCAATTCTTGATTTGCTAGAATCCATACAGAAACTTACCCTGAAGATAGTTTCATGGGCAATGCGTTTGGCACCATTTGCAGCGTTTGGTCTTATGGTTGGACTAACGTCAAAGCTTGGGTTATCTGCGCTTGCAGGACTTGGAGCATACATGCTAACTGTGGTGGTTGGTTTATTGTTGATGGTATTTGTCTATATTCTAATTATCAAATTTTTTACAAAGAGGCCATTGTTTTCTACTTTTGCAATGATGAAAGATGCACAGTTATTGGCATTTTCAACTTCCAGCTCTGCGGCAGTAATGCCATTGTCAATTAAAACTGCAGAAGAAAAAATGAAAGTGAAACCAAAGGTTTCACAATTCGTCATTCCTTTGGGTGCCACAATTAACATGGATGGAACTGCACTATATCAAATAATAGCAGTGTTTTTCTTGGCACAATTATTCAATATTGATTTAGGATTTACCACGATACTATTGATTTCATTAACAGCACTTGCAGCATCAATCGGGGCTCCATCAGCTCCTGGAACAGGAATAGTAATTCTTTCAACAATTCTGATTGCTGCAGGTATCCCCCCTATTGCAGTGGTACTTTTGTTAGGAGTGGATAGAATTTTAGATATGACCAGAACGATGGTCAATGTTACAGGAGATCTTACAGCTTGTCTATTCTTTGATGAAAGAATAAAAACAGATAAAATTACAAAAGATGATCATCCACCAGCAAAAAATTGA
- a CDS encoding M3 family metallopeptidase codes for MKLVFESLGKFSSTLEEYARKVFSENHIDSEVRQGKRDGAFCSTLSPKITPYVLVNFTGKTRDVFTLAHELGHAIHSQAAQDRSILVQDAPLPLAETASTFSELLLYDNLSNKISDNEKKAMLSEKIDDLYATILRQSFFTIFEVDAHKQIGEGTTIDEISKTYMNNLKVQFGNSVSLSDDFAIEWSCIPHFYHTPFYCYAYSFGNLLALSLFQRYKKEGKDFVPAYISILAAGGSKKPEKLLSEYGFDITSPKFWQEGFDYVKTQVKTLSSLN; via the coding sequence GTGAAATTAGTTTTCGAATCACTTGGAAAGTTTAGTAGTACGCTTGAAGAGTATGCTAGAAAAGTATTCAGTGAAAACCATATTGATTCAGAAGTAAGGCAAGGGAAAAGAGATGGGGCGTTTTGCAGCACACTTTCACCAAAAATTACTCCCTACGTATTGGTAAATTTTACAGGCAAGACAAGAGATGTATTTACTCTAGCCCATGAATTAGGTCATGCCATTCACAGCCAAGCAGCACAAGATAGATCAATTCTTGTTCAAGATGCACCATTACCTCTAGCAGAAACAGCATCAACTTTTTCAGAATTATTGTTGTATGATAATTTGTCTAACAAAATTTCAGATAATGAAAAAAAGGCAATGCTATCAGAGAAAATCGATGATCTATATGCAACAATCCTAAGGCAGTCATTTTTTACAATCTTCGAAGTCGATGCTCACAAGCAGATAGGAGAAGGAACTACAATAGATGAAATATCAAAAACATACATGAACAATCTCAAAGTCCAATTTGGTAACTCAGTGAGTTTATCTGACGACTTTGCAATTGAATGGAGTTGTATTCCTCATTTTTATCACACACCGTTTTACTGTTATGCATATTCATTTGGCAATTTACTAGCTTTGTCTCTATTTCAAAGATACAAAAAAGAAGGAAAAGACTTTGTTCCAGCATACATTAGCATTCTTGCAGCAGGGGGTTCCAAGAAACCAGAGAAACTTCTCTCAGAATACGGGTTTGACATAACTAGTCCAAAATTCTGGCAGGAAGGATTTGATTATGTCAAAACGCAGGTAAAGACACTTTCTTCATTAAACTAG
- a CDS encoding transcription initiation factor IIB: MVLHLVLEIINADSTCGRCGKNSMLTDNVTGERFCGKCGYVITETLQDSGPEWRSFSKEGGADPTRTGAPTSLAMHDRGLATIISPMNKDSSGKPLTSTMKSTIERLRTWDSRSKVNASSDKNLRQALSELSTLKDKLSLSDAVIEKASYIYRKALEKGLVKGRSISALIAASLYAACRDTETPRTLKDVSDAGNIKKKDISRCYRILHQELELKMPVVDPVQCVARIASSIGITEKTKRYAVKVLKDAQAHEESAGKDPMGLAAAALYLSCVKNGEDKTQRDIAEAANVTEVTIRNRYKGLRLDQNMDMLGGKS, encoded by the coding sequence ATGGTATTACACTTGGTTTTAGAAATTATTAATGCTGATTCGACATGCGGTCGTTGCGGAAAAAATTCCATGCTGACTGATAATGTCACTGGTGAAAGATTCTGTGGTAAATGCGGTTATGTGATCACTGAGACTCTACAAGACTCCGGCCCTGAATGGAGATCATTTTCAAAAGAAGGTGGTGCAGATCCAACAAGAACTGGAGCTCCCACATCGCTTGCAATGCATGACAGAGGACTTGCAACAATTATCAGTCCTATGAATAAGGACTCTTCTGGAAAACCTCTGACCTCTACCATGAAAAGTACAATTGAAAGATTGAGAACTTGGGATAGTAGAAGTAAAGTAAATGCTTCTTCAGATAAAAATCTCAGACAAGCACTAAGTGAATTATCTACATTAAAAGACAAACTTTCATTATCTGATGCAGTTATTGAAAAAGCATCATACATTTACAGAAAAGCCTTAGAAAAAGGTCTTGTAAAAGGTCGTTCTATATCTGCATTAATTGCAGCTTCTCTTTATGCTGCATGTAGAGACACTGAAACCCCTAGAACTCTAAAAGATGTTTCAGATGCAGGTAATATTAAGAAAAAAGACATTTCAAGATGTTATAGAATTTTACATCAGGAATTAGAACTAAAAATGCCTGTTGTGGATCCTGTTCAATGTGTTGCAAGAATTGCAAGCTCTATTGGAATTACTGAAAAAACAAAACGTTATGCAGTTAAAGTACTCAAAGATGCACAAGCACATGAAGAGTCTGCAGGAAAAGATCCTATGGGATTAGCTGCTGCGGCATTATACCTTTCTTGTGTCAAAAACGGTGAAGATAAAACTCAACGTGATATTGCAGAGGCCGCAAATGTTACTGAAGTAACAATTAGAAATAGATACAAAGGCTTGAGATTAGATCAAAATATGGATATGCTGGGAGGAAAATCATAA
- a CDS encoding helix-turn-helix transcriptional regulator produces the protein MSDLFDETANYVLDLASPQRMQILFKLLEKNSTPTTLAKEIDATKQEVHRNFIRLEESGLIEKKNDGKYTLTTFGKTVCTQVPSLVFLTQNRKYFEDHNFGEIPTKFQMRCGQLTVCQRVKGFSKTMEQWKNIYKNSDDYIYEILSEVPLDLIEPLIKKVKKGIKFDYIFSESVVVPKGRKAILKKLGFDKLMDDGLIQRKMTKNVQTVLVMNEKEACIMFPTVDGDADISEMFYSEDPMFHEWCLDYFRYCWYGSDIFKESKLKE, from the coding sequence ATGAGTGATCTGTTTGATGAAACTGCAAATTATGTACTTGATTTAGCTAGTCCTCAAAGAATGCAAATTTTATTCAAGTTATTAGAAAAAAACTCTACTCCCACCACATTAGCAAAAGAGATTGATGCGACTAAACAAGAAGTACATAGAAATTTTATACGATTAGAAGAGAGTGGTTTGATTGAAAAGAAAAATGATGGAAAATATACATTAACGACATTTGGAAAGACAGTATGTACTCAAGTACCATCATTAGTTTTTCTTACACAAAATCGGAAATATTTTGAAGACCACAATTTTGGAGAAATTCCTACTAAATTTCAAATGCGTTGTGGCCAATTAACAGTATGTCAACGTGTTAAGGGTTTTTCTAAAACAATGGAGCAATGGAAAAATATTTACAAAAATTCTGATGATTACATATACGAAATATTATCAGAAGTTCCTTTAGATCTGATTGAACCATTGATAAAGAAAGTCAAGAAAGGAATAAAATTTGATTACATTTTTTCTGAATCTGTCGTAGTTCCAAAAGGAAGGAAGGCAATTCTCAAGAAATTGGGATTTGACAAATTAATGGATGATGGATTAATTCAAAGAAAAATGACAAAAAATGTTCAAACAGTCCTTGTAATGAATGAGAAAGAGGCATGCATAATGTTTCCAACAGTTGATGGGGATGCTGATATTAGTGAGATGTTCTATTCAGAGGATCCAATGTTTCATGAATGGTGTCTTGATTATTTCAGATATTGCTGGTATGGCTCTGATATTTTCAAAGAGAGTAAATTAAAAGAATAA
- a CDS encoding hemerythrin domain-containing protein, with product MSATNQLRADHDQVKRLEKIVFKCSEELKKGADIPFSDLSKIMIVISEFIDTIHHSREENSYFPCVSDHGSLKDEIHRFLVEHEFGRNVARLISRHLKLWKEGSDEREPVSRYLNAYGVFLKDHLHKENKFFDTAEANVLTKEEEANMYEEYKSVFAIVKKVEDMIKEIDYLESRPWNLSK from the coding sequence ATGAGTGCAACTAACCAACTACGTGCAGATCATGATCAAGTGAAACGTCTTGAAAAAATAGTCTTCAAATGCTCTGAGGAATTAAAAAAAGGTGCAGATATTCCCTTTTCAGATTTATCAAAAATTATGATTGTAATTTCTGAGTTTATTGATACTATTCATCATTCTAGAGAAGAAAATTCCTATTTCCCATGCGTGTCAGATCATGGTTCTCTAAAAGATGAGATTCACCGATTTCTAGTTGAACATGAATTCGGAAGAAATGTTGCACGTCTAATATCACGTCATCTTAAATTGTGGAAAGAAGGATCTGATGAAAGGGAACCTGTTTCAAGATATCTTAATGCATACGGTGTATTTCTAAAAGATCATTTGCACAAAGAAAACAAATTTTTTGATACTGCTGAAGCTAATGTCTTGACAAAGGAAGAAGAGGCTAACATGTACGAGGAATACAAATCAGTGTTTGCAATAGTAAAAAAAGTAGAAGACATGATTAAAGAAATTGACTATTTAGAATCTAGACCTTGGAATTTGTCAAAGTAG